In Brachyspira sp. SAP_772, the DNA window TATTTAAAGGCACTAATGATATGACTTCTAAAGAGATAGTGAGATATATAGAAGGGGTAGGAGGMGTATTTAATGCCTATACTTCAAGACATTTCACTTCTTTTTATATAAATATAATATCAAAATATTTTGACAGAGCTATAGATACATTATCTAATATAGCATTAAACTCAGCATTTAGAGAAGAAGATATAAAAAAAGAGAAAAAGGTTATTATAGAAGAGTTAAAAATGACATCAGACTCTCCTGAAGAAATAATGACT includes these proteins:
- a CDS encoding pitrilysin family protein; its protein translation is MVKRLTLXNGIRIILEYMPILETVSVGFFFITGSANETEKENGYSHFIEHMLFKGTNDMTSKEIVRYIEGVGGVFNAYTSRHFTSFYINIISKYFDRAIDTLSNIALNSAFREEDIKKEKKVIIEELKMTSDSPEEIMT